A segment of the Tautonia rosea genome:
GGTTGGTCCGGCGGAACTCGAACTTGTCGACGATCGAACCAGGCAAGAGGTTCGTGTCGCCGACGGATTCGATCTTCACCTTGCGGAGCATCTGGGAGACGGTGATCTCCAGGTGCTTGTCGTCGATCTCGACGCGCTGGGCACGGTAGACGTTCTGAATCTCGCGGAGCAGGTAGCGCTGGACGGCTTCCTCGCCGGAGATCCGGAGGATGTCGTGCGGGACGAGCGGGCCTTCGACGAGTGGTTCACCGGCGCGGACTCGGCTGCCGGTGTGGACCTTCATGTACTTACCGTGGGGCACCTGGTGCTCGCGCTCGACGCCCGACTCGTTGCGGACGATGACGATGCGCTTGCCGCGGCGCTTCTCTTCGAGGATCTCGACCTTGCCGTCGACCTCGGCGATGACGGCCGGCTCCTTGGGTCGCCGGGCCTCGAACAGTTCGGTGATCCGAGGGAGACCGCCGGTGATGTCCATCGTGCGGCGGGCTTCGCGGGGGGTCTTGGCCAGGACGGTGCCGGCCTTGATCTGCTGGCCTTCCTGGACCTCGATGCCGGCCCGCTCGGGGATGTAGTAGAAGTCGAGGATCTTACCTTCGTTGTCTTCGAGGATGATCTGCGGGTGCAGGTCGCCCTTGTGCTCCATGATGGCCGAGCGGTTGTGGCCGGTGCGGGGGTCCTGCTCGATGCGGAGGGTTTCGCCCTCGATGATGTCCTCGAAGCGGACCTTACCGCCGACCTCGGCGAGGATGGGGATGTTGTGCGGGTCCCATTCGCAGAGGGTGGCGCCTCGGGCGACTTCCTGGCCGTCCTCGACCTTCATGATCGAGCCGTCGGGCACGTCGTACTTTTCGAGTTCGCGGCCCTTGGGGTCGAGGATCTGGATTTCACCGTTGCGGGCCAGGGCGATCTGGTCGCCTTCGTCGTTGATGACGACGTTGATGCCGACGAGCTTGATGATGCCGTCGCGCTTGGCCTTGAGTTCCTTTTCCTCGATACCGGTGGTGGCGGTGCCACCGATGTGGAAGGTCCGCATGGTGAGCTGGGTGCCCGGCTCGCCGATCGACTGAGCGGCGATGATGCCGACGGCCATGCCTTGCTCGACCAGGCGGCCGGTGGCCAGGTCCATGCCGTAGCAGTTCTGGCAGACGCCGAGGGGAGCCTCGCAGGTCAATGGGGAGCGGACCTGGATCTTCTCGACCTGCATTTCTTCGAGCTTCTTGGCCGCCGCGACCGTGATCATCTCGTTTTCGCGGACGACGACCTCGTCGGTGATCGGGTTGACGATGTTGACCCGGCTGACGCGGCCGCGGACCATCTGGGAGATGGCGACCTCGACCTTTTCGGAGCTCCCTTTGTAGACGGTTCCCTTGGTGATGCCCTGGGTGGTGCCGCAGTCTCGCATGGTGATGACGACGTTCTGGGCGACGTCGGCGAGCTTGCGGGTCAGGTAGCCCGAGTCGGCCGTCTTCAAGGCGGTGTCGGCCAGACCCTTGCGGGCACCGTGGGTTGAGGAGAAGTATTCGAGCACCGACAAGCCTTCACGGAAGTTGGCCTTGATCGGCGTCTCGATGATCTTGCCGGAGGGCTTGGCCATGAGGCCTCGCATGCCGGCGAGCTGGCGAATCTGCTCGACACCACCGCGGGCGCCGGAGTCGGCCATGAGGTAGATCGGGTTGAGGTAGACCTCGCCGCCTCGGACGTCGCTCTTGAGGTCGGCCATCATCTGCTGGGTGATGAGCTCTCGGGCGTGGGTCCAGGCGTCGAGCACCTTGTTGTAGCGTTCGAGCTCGGTGATGATGCCGCGCTGGTAGAGCTTGTTGTTCTTGACGACTTCCTTTTCGGCGTCGTCGAGAATCTTCTGCTTGTTGTCGGGGGTCTTCAGGTCGTCGGTGGCGAAGGAGAGGCCCGAGCGGGTGGACTCTCGGAAGCCGATGTCCTTCATGTTGTCGAGCAGGTGGATCGTCTCGCGACGGCCGAGCAGGAGGTAGCAGTCGGCGATGATCATCTGAAGCTGCTTCTGTCCGAGTGCCATGTTGTAGTAGGGCATTCGGGGGGGCAGCATGTCGTTGAAGATGACGCGGCCAACGGTGGTGTTGACCACCATGCCGGGGGTGAACTCTTTTTCGCCGTCGCCGCGGAGCGATTTGTGGGCGGGCAGGCGGAGCTTGATCATGGCGTGCTTGCCGACCTTCTTCTGACTGAAGGCCTGGAAGACTTCCATGGGGGAGGCGAAGACGCCGTACTCGCGGCCGTCTTCCTTGCGGTACTCGCCGTGCTCGCCGGGGCGCTGGACGGTCAGGTAGTAACAGCCCATGACGATGTCTTGAGACGGGCTGATGATCGGGCTGCCGTTGGCCGGGCTGAAGATGTTGTTGGTGGACATCATCAGGGTCATGGCCTCGACCTGCGCCTCGATCGAGAGCGGCAGGTGGACGGCCATCTGGTCGCCGTCGAAGTCGGCGTTGAAGCCTCGGCAGACGAGCGGGTGGATGCGGATGGCGTTGCCTTCGACGAGGACCGGCTCAAACGCCTGGATGCCCATGCGGTGCAGAGTCGGGGCGCGATTGAGCAGGACCGGGTGGTTCTGGATCACCTCTTCGAGGATGTCCCAGACCTCATCGGTGCGGCGTTCGAGCATCTTCTTGGCCGACTTGATGGTGTCGGCGTGGCCGAGCTCCTTGAGCCGTCGGATGATGAACGGCTGGAAGAGCTCCAGGGCGATCTTCTTCGGCAGGCCGCACTGGTGCAGCTTCAGCTCGGGGCCGACGACGATGACGGAGCGGGCCGAGTAGTCGACGCGCTTGCCAAGCAGGTTCTCGCGGAAGCGCCCTTGCTTCCCCTTGATCATGTCGGTGAGCGACTTGAGCGGGCGGTTCGACGAGCCGAGAACCGGGCGCTTGCAGCGGTTGTTGTCGAAGAGGGCGTCGACGGCCTGCTGGAGCATCCGCTTCTCGTTGCGGATGATGACCTCGGGGGCGTTGAGGTCGACCAGCTTCTTGAGCCGGTTATTGCGGTTGATGATGCGGCGGTACAGGTCGTTCAGGTCGCTCGTGGCGAAGTTGCCGCTATCGAGCAGGACGAGCGGGCGCAGGTCGGGCGGGATAACGGGGATGGCTTCGAGGACCATCCACTCGGCGCGGTTGTCGGAGTCTCGGAGGCTCTCGACGACCTTGAGGCGCTTGGTGATGTCCTTGATCTTCTGGCGGCTGTTGGTTTCGGTCAGTTCCTGGCGGAGCTGCTTGGAGAGTTCGACGAGGTCGAGCCGCAAGAGGAGCTTGCGGATGGCCTCGGCCCCCATGTCGGCCTCGAAGGTGTCGCCGTAGTCGGCGCGATACTTCCGGAACTCCTCCTCGGTCAGGAGCTGGCGTTCCTTCAGGGGGGTGTCGCCGGGGTCGACGACGACATAGTCCTGGAAGTAGATGATGCGTTCGAGGCTGGTGGTCCGCATGTCCAGCAGGGTGCCCAGTCGGCTGGGCATGGCCTTGAAGAACCAGATGTGGACGACCGGCGCGGCCAGCTCGATGTGTCCCATGCGCTTGCGGCGGACGCGGGAGTGCGTGACCTTGACGCCGCAGCGGTCGCAGATCATCCCCTTGTACTTCATGCCCCGGTACTTGCCGCAGGCGCATTCCCAGTCCTTTTCGGGGCCGAAGATGCGCTCGCAGAAGAGGCCGTCTTTCTCGGGGCGGTAGGTCCGGTAGTTGATCGTTTCGGGCTTCTTGACCTCACCGAACGACCAGCTTCGGATGTCGTAGGGGGAGGCGAGGCCAATCTTGACGGCCCCATAGTCGTTGATACGATCGTAGGCACTCTCGCCCATGCTCACGGGAATCGCTCCTCTGCACGCCTGGCGGGTGCAATCGCGGGTGGGGTGTCACGCTTGCGATCCGGGGAAATGGCCTTCGGTTCGTTTTGTGCGTCGCCCGGTTCAACCGTTGCGCGACCCTCGGCGTGCGAGTGGTCGGCCGATGCACAAAAAAACGGGCCGAAGTTGACGGCGATTTCCCGAGTCGCGGTCGATCAAATCAAGGTCTGGTCAGTTCAACGGGGTTTGGCCGAGAGGCCGGCGGAAGCGGTGAACCGTCTCGCTTGATGGGGCTCGGCAGGGAGCCCGAACAGCGGGACGGCACCGGGAGGCCGACCGAGATGGATGGATTCGATCCGGGGTTCAGGTCCGATCGGGTCAGGGAGAGGCCGTCCCTCGTGGAGTTCGGGAACGCCTCGGAATCGGTTCGGGCTTGGGGAAGGAGCCATCGGGCACGCTTGCAAACGACAAGCAGGCCGTCATCCCGATCTCTGGTTTGGGCCAAAGGGACGGGCGCGGCCTCGGGGACGATACAGACCGCCGCACGGGCCTGGCATCCGGGCCGGGCGGGGAGGATCTTCGAAGGCGGTTTGGATCATCGGCGACGGATTGTGGTGACGTTGCTGCATCGGCGCGCACGGGGCCGAGGCTCGTCGGCGGGCGACGTCCTCGGCACAATCGATCGGAAGTCGTCTGGGCACTGGCGGCTCCGGCGGTCCTGCCCTTGGAGTCGGCATTCGGGTATTCTAGTCCAGGTCTTCAGGAATTCCAAGCGAAATTCTCTTGACAGCAGGGATTTCTTCGAGGGGCGGCCCGAGGCGGGGGAGCTTTCGGGCGATCAGGCGGGCGTGAAGCCATCGAACGTGTAGCCGAACAGCGCGATATCCTTGCGGTAGGCCTTGGCGACGATCTGTTTCATGTCGTCGGTGTAGTAGTCGTCGCGGTAATCGTCCGACCGGGACGACGGATCAAGGTGGGCCAGGGGCTTGCCGGTGCCGACGCGGGCTCGGATCGTCTCGTAGTCGTCGGCGATCGCCTCGAACCGTCCGATGAAGTCGACCTGTGCGGCGTATCGCCCCGAATCCGGAGGAAGTGGTACTGCGGGACGAGGTGCGTGTAGCTGGATTCGAGGTCGACGCCGGGCAGCCAGTCGAGGACGAAGGCGCGGAAGTCGGGGACCCTGGTGAGGTGCTGTTCGGCCCAGAGCTGGTCGGCCTGGCCTCGTCCGCCGCCCTTGAGGTAAGAGAAGGCGCTGTAGAGCCGGTCCCAGGGATTGCGGACGAAGGTGAATTTGAAGGCGTCTTTGAGTTCCTGGGCGCTGGAGATCAGGCTGTAGTGCCGGAGGGTCATGTGCCGCCCCCCTTCGCAGCCGAAGAGGCTCCTGACGATGGAGGTGCCGGCGGCCTTGGGAATGTGCACGAAGAGGGCGTGATGGCGGTCCGGCACCTCGGTGGTCGGGGCCGTGCCGAGGGCGTGACGCTCAGGGGCGTCGCGCCCTCGTGGCCGGGGATTTAGATCCGCTTTTTCTCAAGCTGCATGTTCAAGCCGAGGCCGCGGATTTCGTTCGTGAGCACGTCGAAGCTGGCGGGGGTGCCGGCTTCGAGGGTGTTCTCGCCCTTGACCATCGACTCGTAGATCTTGGTCCGGCCTTCGACGTCGTCGGACTTGACGGTCAGGAGCTCCTGGAGGATGTAGGCGGCGCCATAGGCTTCCAGGGCCCAGACTTCCATCTCGCCGAAGCGCTGGCCGCCGAACCGGGCCTTACCACCGAGCGGCTGCTGGGTGATGAGGCTGTAAGGGCCGGTGGCTCGGGCGTGGATCTTGTCGTCGACGAGGTGGTGGAGCTTGAGCATGTACAGATAGCCGACGGTGACGCGCTGGTCGAACGCCTCGCCGGTGCGGCCGTCGTAGAGGATGGCCTTGCCGTTTTCGGGCAGGCCGGCGTCGAGCAGGCACTGCCGGATGGTCGATTCGTCGGCGCCGTCGAAGACGGGGCAGACGGCCTGGAAGCCGAGCTTGCTGGCGGCCCAGCCAAGGTGGGTTTCCAGAATCTGACCGACGTTCATGCGGCTGGGAACGCCGAGCGGGTTGAGCAGGATGTCGACCGCCGTGCCGTCGGCGAGGAAGGGCATGTCCTCGACCGGGAGGATCTTGGCGATGACCCCCTTGTTCCCGTGGCGGCCGGCCATCTTGTCGCCGACGGAGATGACCCGCTTGGTGGCGACGTAGACCTTGACCATCTGGAGGACGCCGGAAGGCAGCTCGTCGCCGCGCTTCATGCTATTGAGCTTGCGTTCCTTTTCGTCGCGGAGGGCCTCGATCTTCGGCTGGTGGAGGCGGAAGATCTTGCGGACCTCTCGGGCAACCTCGGGGCTGCGGAGGTCGAGTTTTTCGATGTTGAGCCGCTGGCTTTCCTCATCGAGCTTGATGGGGTCTTTTTCGCGGCCGAGGGGTTTGCCGGTCTCGGGGTCGGGGATCGGGCCACCGATGGCCTCTTCCATGGCCGAGATCATGGCCTTGTACTCGTCGGCGATCCGCTGGCCTTCGATTGTTTCGACGTCTTTGAGCTCTTTCTCGAAGGCCTTGCGCTCCTCTTCGGAGAGGCTCATCCGGCGGCTGAACCGCTGGGTGCTGATGACAATGCCTTCGACGCCCGAGGGAACGTCGAGCGAGTCGTTCTTCACGTCTTCGCCGGCGCGGCCGAAGATGGCGTGGAGGAGCTTTTCCTCGGGGGTCAGCTCGCTCTTGGACTTCGGCGCGACCTTGCCGACGAGGATGTCGCCCGGCTTGACGTAGGTGCCGATGCGGACGATGCCGTTGTCGTCGAGGTTGCGCAGGGCCTTCTCGGAGACGTTCGGGATGTCTCGGGTGAACTCCTCACGGCCGAGCTTCGTTTCGCGGATCTCGATCTCGAACTCTTCGATATGAATGGACGTGTAGACGTCATCTTTCACGAGACGTTCAGAGATGATGATCGCGTCTTCGAAGTTGTAGCCGTCCCAGGACATGAAGCCGACCAGGACGTTGCGGCCCAGGGCGAGCTCGCCGAGGTAGGTGGCGGCGCCGTCGGCCAGGACGGTGCCGGGCTTGACCTTCTGGCCGACCTCGATGATCGGCTTCTGGTTCAGACAGGTCCGTTCGTTGAGGCCGACGTACTTGCGGAGCTTGTAGACGTGGGTGTCGTCGATGACGATCTTGGTGGCATCGACGTAAGTGACGGTCCCTTCCTGCTCGGCCTTGATGAGCATGCCGGAGTTCTGGGCGACGGCGTGTTCGAGGCCGGTAGCGACGATCGGCGGCTCGGCGACGAGCAAGGGGACAGCCTGCCGCTGCATGTTCGAGCCCATGAGGGCCCGGTTGGCGTCGTCGTGTTCGAGGAACGGGATGAGGCCGGCCGAGACGCCGACCATCTGCTTCGGGCTGATGTCGACGTACTGGACGGTCTCGGGCTTGACGACGACGAAGTCGCCCTGGAAGCGGGAGATGACGTTGCCTTCGAGTCGGCCCGCCGTATCGACGCCGGCATCGGACGGGGCGATGTAGACTTCCGACTCCTCATCGGCCCGCATCAGGACGACGTCCTTGGTGCGTCGGCCATCCTCGATCTTGAGGTAGGGGCTGACGAGGAAGCCGTACTCGTCGACGCCGCCGAAGATGCCGAGCGAGCTGATCAGGCCGATGTTCGTGCCTTCAGGCGTCTCGATCGGGCAGATGCGGCCGTAGTGCGAGATGTGGACGTCTCGGACCTCGAAGCCGGCCCGTTTGCGGTTCAGGCCGCCAGGGCCGAGGGCCGAGAGGCGGCGTTCGTGCGTGAGCTGGGCCAGGGGGTTGGTCTGGTCGACGACCTGCGACAACTCGCCTCGGCCGAAGAAGTACTCGATGGCCGCGCTGATCGACTTCGGGTTGATCAAGGAGCGAGGGGTCATGTCCTCGGCATCCTTAAGGTTCATGCGTTCCTGGACCGTGCGGCGGAGCTTGAGGAACCCCTTGCGCAGCTCGTCGGAAGCAAGTTCGTCGATGGTGCGGAGGCGGCGATTGCCGAGGTGGTCGATGTCGTCGACGTGCCCCTTGCCCTTGCGAAGGTTGAGGATGTAGCGGATCGAGTTCAGGTAGTCGGCTGCGTCGAGGATCATGCGATCCTCGGGGACGTCCTGGTTGAACTTGCGGTTGATCCGGAAGCGGCCGACCTTGCCGAGTCGATAGCGGTTGGTGTCGAAGAACTTTTCGTTGAACAGCTCTCGGGCCTTTTCGAGCTGCGGCGGGTTGCCGGGCCGGAGCCGCTGATAGATGCGCAGGAGGGCCGACTCGTGGTCGGTGGTCGGGTCTTCCTGGAGCGACTGGAGGATCAGCGGGTCGCGGGCGTCTTTGAGGACCTCGATGTCGCCGAGCTCGTTGTCGACGAGGATCTGGGCGAGGGCCTTGGAGATGGTCGAGCCGCTATCAGCGAGGACCTCGCCGGTGTTCGGATCGACGATGTCGCCGCAGGCGATCCGACCTTCGAGGCTCTGGGCGGCGGTCTTGTCGGAGGTCGAGATGGTCTCGGACTCGTAGAAGGCCGAGAGAATTGCCTCGTCGGACGAGAAGCGGGGGTCCATGGCCCGCAAGAGGGTCATGGCCGAGAACTTGCCGGACTGGTCGATCCGGACGCCAAGGGTGTCTTTCTTGGTGACCTGAAGCTCGATCCAGCTGCCGCGCTCGGGGATGATTCGGCAGGCGTGCAGGCGCTTTTCGCTGGCCTCGATCTCGACGACGAAGTCGACGCCGGGAGAGCGGTGCAGCTGGCTGACGACGACGCGCTCGGCGCCGTTGATGATGAACTCGCCGCCGCCGATCATGATCGGCATGTCGCCGAGGTAGACCGATTCCTCAACGGCCGTTTCCCCCTTGTTCAGGCGGAGCCAGACGTGCAGAGGGCGGCCGAAGGTCAGGCGCAGCTGTCGGCACTCGTCGGGGTCGTAGCGGGGCTTGCCGAGGTCGTAGCGGATGTATTCGAGCTTCAGCTGCTTGTCGTAGCTTTCGATCGGGAAGATTTCACGGAAGACGCCTTCGAGGCCCGAGTCGGTTCGCTTGTCGGCGGCGGTGTCGGCCTGCAGGAAGCGGGCGTAGCTGACCGTCTGGATCTGGGTCAGATCGGGGATAGGGTATTCGTCCTCGATCCGGCCGAAGTTGCGGGGAGGCAGTGGGGTGATCCGCTGGGCGCTGCTGGCGTAGGGCATCGGGTCGCGCTCCTCGAGGGGAGATGAAGGGCGGGCGCGGTCGCGGGCGACTCGGCGTCGGGTCGGCCGTTCCGGGCTCGGTCGGGGCCGCGGTCACGCTGAAGGCGTTGTCGAGCTCGGCGGGCCCTGAGTCCGGGCCTCGTCGAGGCGGGGACGCGGGCGGGTTCGGCTCGGGAAAAAGGGGCCTGAGGGAGTCGACATCCTGGCGGCTCCGGCGGGAGTTCCCGGCGCGCCGGCCGGCCCCGGTCGGTCGGAGCAAGCACCCGGAGGGCGTCGCCCGGTCGGACCGGGGCGGGACAGGAGAGACAGAAGGTTTGGATTCGGGGGTGGCTTGCCGATCGGACCTTCGATTGGGGAATCGGGGCGTCGATCGGCCGCCGGAGCGAAGCCGGGCCGGTCTGGGCCGGGCCCCGGAGATGCCGGGGCCGGCGTTTGTCCGGTCGGGGTCACTTGATGCTGACGGTGCCGCCGGCGTCTTCGAGTTCCTTCTTGAGCTTCTCGGCGTCTTCCTTGGAGATGCCGGTCTTGATCGGCTTCGGGGCGCCGTCGACCAGTTCCTTGGCTTCCTTGAGGCCGAGGGCGGTGGCGGCGCGGACGACCTTGATGACCTGGATCTTCTGGGCGCCGGCGTTTTCCAGAACGACGTCGAACTCGGTCTTTTCGGCGGCGGCGGCGGGGCCTTCGCCGGCGGCGGCAGCCGGGGCAGCGGCAACGGCGGCGGCGGCGGCCTTGATGCCGTGGACCTCTTCGAGGTAGTCACCCAGGGCCTTGGCTTCGAGGACGGTCAGCTTGACGATCTCTTCGCCGAGGTTCTTGATGTTGTCGGCGAATTCGCGGGCGGGGGCATCGGCAGTGGCCATCGTTCGGCGATCCTTTCGTTCGGAGCGATCCGGTTTGGTGCCTGGCTCGGCGGGTCTCGTCGCCGGTCGGGCGGGATCGGTCGGAATTCAGATGAGATGAAGGAGGGTGGAGCTGGGCGGTCGGTTCGCCTGGCTCCGGTCAACGCAACGAATCAGGTCGGAAGCGACGGCCGGGGGCCGTCGAGGGGATGGATCAGGGTCAGCCTTCGGCGGGGGCTTCGGCGTCGGCCGGGGCATTGCCCGAAGCGTCGGCGTCGGCGATGGCCTTGAGCTGTCCGGCGAGGCCGGCGGCCGGGGCATTGGCCAGGCTGACGACGCGCTGAACGGGGGCGAGGGCGAGGGCCACGGCCCGGCCGATCAGTTCTTCGCGGCTCGGCAGCTTGGTAATGTCGGCGACCTGGTCGGGCGAGATGATCACGCCGTCGACGGCACCGCCTTTGATCTTCGGCTTCTCGAGTTTCTTGACCTGGGCCGAGATCTCCTTGGCCAGTTCGGCGACACCTTCTCCGCCCCAGGCAGCCACGCTGGGGCCGCTGAGGTACTGGCGAAGGCCGCCGAGGCCGAGCTCGTCGAAGATTCGACCGGCCAGGGTGTTCTTGAGCACCTTGATGCGGATCGACTTCTTGCGAAGGTCGTTCCGGAGCTGGGTTTCGCTGATGGCGTCCAGGCCGCCGAGGTCCAGCAGCAGAACCGATCGCGTCCCGTCGAGGTCGCGACGGAGCTGGTCCATCATCAGCTCTTTGACGTACTTGCTCATCGCTTTGGTCGTCGGCCGGGGGCCGCCTCCTGGTGGGTGCCGGCTCGGGTTATGCGACGACCCGGATACCCGGGCTCATCGTGGCCGAGATGGTGACCGACCGGATGTACTGGCCCTTGGCGGCGGCCGGTTTGACAGATTTCAGGTGGGTCAGAAACGCCTGGATGTTCTCGATCAGCCGCTGATCGTCGAAGCTCAGCTTGCCGACCGGGGCGGCCACGTTCCCGCCCTTGTCGTTGCGAAACTCGATCTTCCCGGCCTTGAACTCGC
Coding sequences within it:
- the rpoC gene encoding DNA-directed RNA polymerase subunit beta', whose protein sequence is MSMGESAYDRINDYGAVKIGLASPYDIRSWSFGEVKKPETINYRTYRPEKDGLFCERIFGPEKDWECACGKYRGMKYKGMICDRCGVKVTHSRVRRKRMGHIELAAPVVHIWFFKAMPSRLGTLLDMRTTSLERIIYFQDYVVVDPGDTPLKERQLLTEEEFRKYRADYGDTFEADMGAEAIRKLLLRLDLVELSKQLRQELTETNSRQKIKDITKRLKVVESLRDSDNRAEWMVLEAIPVIPPDLRPLVLLDSGNFATSDLNDLYRRIINRNNRLKKLVDLNAPEVIIRNEKRMLQQAVDALFDNNRCKRPVLGSSNRPLKSLTDMIKGKQGRFRENLLGKRVDYSARSVIVVGPELKLHQCGLPKKIALELFQPFIIRRLKELGHADTIKSAKKMLERRTDEVWDILEEVIQNHPVLLNRAPTLHRMGIQAFEPVLVEGNAIRIHPLVCRGFNADFDGDQMAVHLPLSIEAQVEAMTLMMSTNNIFSPANGSPIISPSQDIVMGCYYLTVQRPGEHGEYRKEDGREYGVFASPMEVFQAFSQKKVGKHAMIKLRLPAHKSLRGDGEKEFTPGMVVNTTVGRVIFNDMLPPRMPYYNMALGQKQLQMIIADCYLLLGRRETIHLLDNMKDIGFRESTRSGLSFATDDLKTPDNKQKILDDAEKEVVKNNKLYQRGIITELERYNKVLDAWTHARELITQQMMADLKSDVRGGEVYLNPIYLMADSGARGGVEQIRQLAGMRGLMAKPSGKIIETPIKANFREGLSVLEYFSSTHGARKGLADTALKTADSGYLTRKLADVAQNVVITMRDCGTTQGITKGTVYKGSSEKVEVAISQMVRGRVSRVNIVNPITDEVVVRENEMITVAAAKKLEEMQVEKIQVRSPLTCEAPLGVCQNCYGMDLATGRLVEQGMAVGIIAAQSIGEPGTQLTMRTFHIGGTATTGIEEKELKAKRDGIIKLVGINVVINDEGDQIALARNGEIQILDPKGRELEKYDVPDGSIMKVEDGQEVARGATLCEWDPHNIPILAEVGGKVRFEDIIEGETLRIEQDPRTGHNRSAIMEHKGDLHPQIILEDNEGKILDFYYIPERAGIEVQEGQQIKAGTVLAKTPREARRTMDITGGLPRITELFEARRPKEPAVIAEVDGKVEILEEKRRGKRIVIVRNESGVEREHQVPHGKYMKVHTGSRVRAGEPLVEGPLVPHDILRISGEEAVQRYLLREIQNVYRAQRVEIDDKHLEITVSQMLRKVKIESVGDTNLLPGSIVDKFEFRRTNQELLGCVKVKDPGDTDFRSGDIVPRDTFEAENNRVEENGGTKAEWVRPKPAAASTQLLGITKAAVQSESFISAASFQETTKVLTEAALAGKVDYLVGLKENVILGHLVPAGTGFKAHQEAEVRIRPEALEALAEKGPSFARYRDETPAPSAD
- a CDS encoding sulfotransferase family 2 domain-containing protein produces the protein MPDRHHALFVHIPKAAGTSIVRSLFGCEGGRHMTLRHYSLISSAQELKDAFKFTFVRNPWDRLYSAFSYLKGGGRGQADQLWAEQHLTRVPDFRAFVLDWLPGVDLESSYTHLVPQYHFLRIRGDTPHRSTSSDGSRRSPTTTRRSEPASAPASPWPTLIRRPGRTITATTTTPTT
- the rpoB gene encoding DNA-directed RNA polymerase subunit beta, with the protein product MPYASSAQRITPLPPRNFGRIEDEYPIPDLTQIQTVSYARFLQADTAADKRTDSGLEGVFREIFPIESYDKQLKLEYIRYDLGKPRYDPDECRQLRLTFGRPLHVWLRLNKGETAVEESVYLGDMPIMIGGGEFIINGAERVVVSQLHRSPGVDFVVEIEASEKRLHACRIIPERGSWIELQVTKKDTLGVRIDQSGKFSAMTLLRAMDPRFSSDEAILSAFYESETISTSDKTAAQSLEGRIACGDIVDPNTGEVLADSGSTISKALAQILVDNELGDIEVLKDARDPLILQSLQEDPTTDHESALLRIYQRLRPGNPPQLEKARELFNEKFFDTNRYRLGKVGRFRINRKFNQDVPEDRMILDAADYLNSIRYILNLRKGKGHVDDIDHLGNRRLRTIDELASDELRKGFLKLRRTVQERMNLKDAEDMTPRSLINPKSISAAIEYFFGRGELSQVVDQTNPLAQLTHERRLSALGPGGLNRKRAGFEVRDVHISHYGRICPIETPEGTNIGLISSLGIFGGVDEYGFLVSPYLKIEDGRRTKDVVLMRADEESEVYIAPSDAGVDTAGRLEGNVISRFQGDFVVVKPETVQYVDISPKQMVGVSAGLIPFLEHDDANRALMGSNMQRQAVPLLVAEPPIVATGLEHAVAQNSGMLIKAEQEGTVTYVDATKIVIDDTHVYKLRKYVGLNERTCLNQKPIIEVGQKVKPGTVLADGAATYLGELALGRNVLVGFMSWDGYNFEDAIIISERLVKDDVYTSIHIEEFEIEIRETKLGREEFTRDIPNVSEKALRNLDDNGIVRIGTYVKPGDILVGKVAPKSKSELTPEEKLLHAIFGRAGEDVKNDSLDVPSGVEGIVISTQRFSRRMSLSEEERKAFEKELKDVETIEGQRIADEYKAMISAMEEAIGGPIPDPETGKPLGREKDPIKLDEESQRLNIEKLDLRSPEVAREVRKIFRLHQPKIEALRDEKERKLNSMKRGDELPSGVLQMVKVYVATKRVISVGDKMAGRHGNKGVIAKILPVEDMPFLADGTAVDILLNPLGVPSRMNVGQILETHLGWAASKLGFQAVCPVFDGADESTIRQCLLDAGLPENGKAILYDGRTGEAFDQRVTVGYLYMLKLHHLVDDKIHARATGPYSLITQQPLGGKARFGGQRFGEMEVWALEAYGAAYILQELLTVKSDDVEGRTKIYESMVKGENTLEAGTPASFDVLTNEIRGLGLNMQLEKKRI
- the rplL gene encoding 50S ribosomal protein L7/L12, which produces MATADAPAREFADNIKNLGEEIVKLTVLEAKALGDYLEEVHGIKAAAAAVAAAPAAAAGEGPAAAAEKTEFDVVLENAGAQKIQVIKVVRAATALGLKEAKELVDGAPKPIKTGISKEDAEKLKKELEDAGGTVSIK
- the rplJ gene encoding 50S ribosomal protein L10 produces the protein MSKYVKELMMDQLRRDLDGTRSVLLLDLGGLDAISETQLRNDLRKKSIRIKVLKNTLAGRIFDELGLGGLRQYLSGPSVAAWGGEGVAELAKEISAQVKKLEKPKIKGGAVDGVIISPDQVADITKLPSREELIGRAVALALAPVQRVVSLANAPAAGLAGQLKAIADADASGNAPADAEAPAEG